A window of Metabacillus sp. B2-18 contains these coding sequences:
- a CDS encoding BMP family lipoprotein, giving the protein MKKRNGLALSLFLAAGTLLAGCGGADKNEGAGGEGGGEAKEDNFSVAMVTDIGGVDDKSFNQSAWEGLQAYGEENGLEKGTDGFDYLQSKSDADYATNLNTLARKNFDLIYGIGYLLQPAVDEIAQQQKDTHFAIVDSVVEQSNVASITFKEHQGSFLVGVVAGLTTKTNKIGFVGGVEGDLIKKFEVGFIEGVKAVNPDATVEVQYAGSFGDAAKGKQIASSMYGLGADIIYHAAGGTGNGVFSEAIDLKVEDPNRELWVIGVDKDQHEEGNGTTKDGEEFNITLTSMVKRVDVAVKDLAEKAKAGEFPGGQVIEYGIEEEAIGIAPSDEHLSDEVKAKVEEYEQKIVNGEIEVPTK; this is encoded by the coding sequence ATGAAGAAAAGAAATGGATTAGCATTATCACTTTTTCTTGCTGCAGGAACACTGTTAGCAGGATGCGGTGGTGCTGACAAAAATGAAGGCGCTGGCGGTGAAGGCGGCGGAGAAGCAAAAGAAGATAATTTTTCTGTTGCAATGGTAACTGATATTGGTGGTGTAGATGATAAATCATTTAACCAATCTGCTTGGGAAGGTCTTCAAGCATATGGAGAAGAAAATGGATTAGAAAAAGGAACTGACGGTTTTGATTACCTTCAATCCAAAAGTGATGCAGATTATGCAACAAACTTAAATACATTAGCTCGTAAGAATTTTGATTTAATTTATGGTATTGGTTACTTATTACAACCAGCTGTTGATGAAATTGCTCAACAACAAAAAGATACACACTTTGCAATTGTTGATAGTGTTGTAGAACAATCTAATGTTGCAAGCATTACATTCAAAGAACATCAAGGATCATTCCTAGTAGGTGTTGTTGCTGGTTTAACAACGAAAACAAACAAAATTGGTTTCGTTGGTGGTGTTGAGGGTGATCTTATCAAGAAGTTTGAAGTTGGATTTATTGAAGGTGTTAAAGCTGTAAACCCTGATGCAACTGTTGAAGTTCAATATGCTGGTTCTTTCGGGGATGCTGCAAAAGGTAAGCAAATTGCATCAAGTATGTATGGTTTAGGCGCTGATATTATTTACCATGCTGCTGGTGGTACAGGTAATGGTGTATTTTCTGAAGCAATTGACTTAAAAGTAGAAGATCCAAACCGTGAACTATGGGTTATTGGAGTAGATAAAGATCAACACGAAGAAGGTAACGGTACAACAAAAGATGGTGAAGAATTCAATATTACTCTTACATCTATGGTTAAACGTGTAGACGTTGCTGTGAAGGACCTTGCTGAAAAAGCAAAAGCTGGTGAGTTCCCTGGTGGTCAAGTAATTGAGTATGGTATTGAAGAAGAAGCAATTGGTATTGCTCCAAGCGATGAGCATTTATCTGATGAGGTAAAAGCAAAAGTAGAAGAATATGAGCAAAAAATTGTTAATGGTGAAATCGAAGTACCAACAAAATAA
- a CDS encoding GntR family transcriptional regulator, whose amino-acid sequence MTIKSDNRHLYLQVIDKIKEDIENGTYREREKLPSEFELSKSLGVSRATLREALRTLEEENVIIRRHGVGTFVNSKPRFTSGIEQLNSVTAMIEQAGLKPGTVFLSSSITGATEDDVKRFKCEKSEEIFLLERVRTANGEPVVYCLDKIPTKILPDTFDHEQESLFKLLEDKANIYISYAVTHIEPIGYHEKISPILECDPETSLLLLKQMHFNDQDQPVLYSLNYFRADHFSFHVVRKRL is encoded by the coding sequence ATGACCATAAAATCTGATAATCGGCATTTGTATTTACAAGTGATTGATAAGATCAAAGAAGATATAGAAAATGGTACATATCGAGAAAGAGAAAAATTACCTTCTGAATTCGAATTATCGAAAAGTCTAGGTGTAAGTAGAGCGACTTTACGTGAAGCATTACGAACACTAGAAGAAGAAAACGTTATCATTAGAAGACATGGTGTAGGTACCTTTGTTAATTCTAAACCTAGATTCACCTCAGGTATTGAGCAATTAAATAGTGTCACAGCTATGATTGAACAAGCTGGTTTAAAGCCTGGTACTGTTTTTTTATCTTCCTCAATTACTGGTGCAACAGAAGATGATGTTAAAAGATTTAAATGTGAAAAATCAGAAGAGATATTTTTACTTGAACGAGTAAGAACCGCAAACGGAGAGCCTGTTGTATATTGTTTAGATAAAATCCCAACTAAAATATTGCCAGACACATTTGATCATGAACAAGAATCTTTGTTTAAATTACTTGAAGATAAAGCAAATATTTACATAAGTTATGCAGTTACACATATTGAACCAATCGGTTATCATGAAAAAATTTCTCCAATATTAGAATGTGATCCCGAAACATCATTATTGCTTTTAAAACAAATGCATTTTAATGATCAAGATCAACCCGTACTATACTCATTAAACTATTTTAGAGCGGACCATTTTAGTTTTCATGTAGTAAGGAAACGTTTATAG